A genomic stretch from Cryptosporangium minutisporangium includes:
- a CDS encoding MFS transporter — protein MRRYVELWRLPSAPLLIVAGIVGRLPGGIAPLALLLFLADRTGSYGVGGVAVGVYGLTTAAVAPLLGRLADRRGFTAVLVGTGLGYPLAVGILVFTALAEVPVVLMFLAAALAGALVPLLSSSLRAIWTDLTASADSDGSASGDSTRQTAFALDAIALEVVWMTGPVLVAAAVATTSATWGPVIALAGAGVAALVGSLAVAASRPSRRWRPRPVSSGTVRRNPLRARGMAPALVAAFALLFGTGAIEAAIAGFADGQGRPALSGVLLSVWSVGSAIGGLWFGAQRFAVPIVRQYRWTLAACALGFAPLAFLGNAWLIGVVLFLGGTAFAPAITVQNSLVAELAPRGTLTESFTWLTTVTYSAVAAGTAVGGVLVDRPGGVTAALLLAAVTAVAAWAIVAWPGTGLQANKLSEVSS, from the coding sequence CCGCTGCTGATCGTCGCCGGGATCGTCGGCCGGTTACCGGGTGGCATCGCCCCGTTGGCGTTGCTCCTGTTCCTCGCCGATCGAACCGGCTCGTACGGAGTGGGTGGGGTCGCGGTCGGCGTTTACGGACTGACCACCGCAGCCGTCGCCCCACTGCTGGGGCGGCTCGCCGACCGGCGTGGCTTCACCGCGGTCCTGGTCGGCACCGGCCTGGGGTACCCGCTGGCCGTCGGCATTCTGGTCTTCACCGCGCTGGCCGAGGTCCCGGTCGTTCTGATGTTCCTCGCGGCGGCCTTGGCCGGCGCGCTGGTTCCGCTGCTCAGCTCCTCGCTGCGCGCGATCTGGACCGACCTGACCGCCTCGGCGGACTCAGATGGCTCCGCCAGCGGTGACTCGACGCGCCAGACCGCGTTCGCGTTGGACGCGATCGCGCTGGAGGTCGTCTGGATGACCGGTCCGGTGCTCGTGGCGGCTGCGGTGGCCACGACGTCGGCGACCTGGGGTCCGGTGATCGCCCTCGCCGGCGCCGGGGTGGCCGCGCTGGTCGGTTCGCTGGCCGTCGCCGCCAGTCGGCCGAGTCGGCGCTGGCGTCCGCGCCCGGTCTCGTCGGGCACGGTCCGGCGCAACCCGCTGCGGGCCCGAGGCATGGCTCCCGCGCTGGTCGCGGCGTTCGCTCTGCTGTTCGGCACCGGTGCGATCGAGGCCGCGATCGCAGGCTTCGCCGACGGGCAGGGAAGGCCCGCGCTCTCAGGCGTCCTGCTGTCGGTCTGGAGCGTCGGGAGCGCGATCGGTGGCCTCTGGTTCGGCGCCCAGCGGTTCGCGGTGCCGATCGTCCGCCAGTACCGGTGGACGCTGGCCGCCTGCGCCCTCGGCTTCGCGCCGCTGGCGTTCCTGGGCAACGCCTGGCTGATCGGCGTCGTGCTGTTCCTCGGTGGTACTGCGTTCGCGCCGGCGATCACCGTCCAGAACTCGCTCGTCGCCGAGCTCGCCCCGCGCGGAACGCTCACCGAGTCGTTCACCTGGCTGACGACCGTCACCTACTCGGCCGTCGCCGCCGGGACCGCGGTCGGCGGCGTGCTCGTCGACCGGCCGGGTGGCGTCACCGCCGCCCTCCTCCTCGCCGCGGTGACCGCGGTAGCCGCGTGGGCGATCGTCGCGTGGCCCGGCACTGGATTGCAGGCGAACAAGCTTTCGGAGGTGTCGTCATGA